A stretch of the Acyrthosiphon pisum isolate AL4f chromosome A2, pea_aphid_22Mar2018_4r6ur, whole genome shotgun sequence genome encodes the following:
- the LOC100168563 gene encoding heat shock protein 60A isoform X1, protein MYGISAALARNNVPKYFARSYAKDIKFGPEVRKLMLEGVDILADAVAVTMGPKGRNVILEQSWGSPKITKDGVTVAKGIELQDKFQNIGAKLVQDVANNTNDEAGDGTTTATVLARAIAKEGFESIIEGANPIEIRRGVMLAVDEVKVQLGNLSKKVQSAEEIVQVATISANGDTSIGQLISSAMEKVGKDGVITVKDGKTLEDELEVIEGLKFDRGYISPYFINSAKGFKVEFQDALVLFSEKKISSAQSLIPALELANAQRKPLVIVAEDLDGEVIGMLVLNRLKIGLNVAAVKAPGFGDNRKSTLTDMAIATGGVVFGQEGNELKIEDIKAGDFGEVKEVVITKDDTLLLKGNGIPSDIEQRAEQIRDQIKDTSSEYEKEKLQERLARLASGVAVLKIGGSSEVEVNEKKDRVTDALNATRAAVEEGIVPGGGTALIRCGPGLNAIKVANKDQKIGIDIVRKALTMPCMTIARNAGVDAGVVVAKVSEGKDAFGYDAMNDEYVNMVEKGIIDPTKVVRTAITDAAGVASLLTTAEAVITGLPKKEEPLPGGGMGGMGGMGGMGGMGGMM, encoded by the exons atgTACGGTATCTCTGCCGCTCTTGCTAGAAACAATGTACCCAAATACTTTGCTAGAAGCTATGCCAAGGACATTAAGTTTGGGCCTGAAGTGCGAAAACTTATGCTTGAGGGAGTTGATATCCTTGCTGATGCTGTTGCTGTAACTATGGGCCCAAAA gGCCGTAATGTCATCCTAGAACAGAGCTGGGGTTCTCCTAAAATCACTAAGGACGGTGTAACTGTCGCCAAAGGTATTGAATTACAAGATAAATTCCAAAACATTGGTGCTAAACTTGTACAAGATGTAGCAAATAATACCAATGATGAAGCTGGCGATGGCACAACAACAGCTACTGTGTTAGCTCGTGCTATAGCTAAAGAAGGATTTGAATCAATTATTGAGGGTGCTAATCCAATTGAAATTAGACGAG GCGTAATGTTAGCTGTTGATGAAGTTAAGGTTCAATTAGGTAATTTATCAAAGAAAGTTCAGTCTGCAGAGGAGATTGTACAAGTTGCCACAATATCTGCTAATGGTGATACTAGTATTGGACAACTTATTTCATCAGCTATGGAAAAA GTAGGAAAAGATGGTGTGATAACAGTCAAGGATGGAAAAACCTTAGAAGATGAATTGGAAGTTATTGAAGGTTTGAAATTTGATAGAGGGTACATTTCCCCATATTTCATCAACTCTGCtaaag GTTTCAAAGTAGAATTCCAAGATGCTTTGGTGTTGTTCAGCGAGAAAAAAATTTCATCTGCTCAATCATTAATTCCTGCTTTAGAATTAGCTAATGCACAACGTAAACCACTTGTTATAGTTGCTGAAGACCTTGATGGTGAAGTTATTGGAATGCtagttttaaatag attgaaAATTGGTCTAAATGTTGCTGCCGTCAAAGCGCCTGGATTTGGAGATAATCGCAAATCTACATTGACTGATATGGCAATTGCAACTGGAGGTGTTGTTTTTGGCCAAGAAGGTAATGAACTGAAGATTGAAGATATCAAAGCTGGTGATTTTGGTGAAGTCAAAGAAGTAGTTATCACCAAAGATGACACTTTGCTGTTGAAA GGTAATGGCATACCATCTGACATTGAACAAAGAGCTGAACAAATAAGAGATCAGATCAAGGATACTTCATCTGaatatgaaaaagaaaaactgCAAGAACGTCTTGCAAGGTTAGCATCTGGTGTTGCTGTATTGAAAATTGGCGGTAGTAGTGAAGTTGAAGTCAATGAGAAAAAAGACCGTGTTACTGACGCACTAAATGCCACCCGTGCAGCTGTTGAAGAAGGTATTGTTCCTGGAGGTGGTACTGCATTAATCCGTTGTGGACCTGGATTAAATGCAATCAAAGTAGCCAATAAAGATCAGaaaattg gTATTGATATTGTGCGTAAAGCATTAACCATGCCATGTATGACAATTGCCCGAAATGCCGGTGTTGATGCTGGTGTTGTAGTTGCTAAAGTGTCTGAAGGTAAAGACGCTTTTGGATATGATGCAATGAACGACGAATATGTTAACATGGTTGAAAAAGGAATCATCGATCCAACCAAA GTTGTCAGAACAGCAATAACTGATGCTGCAGGTGTTGCGTCACTATTAACTACAGCAGAAGCAGTTATCACTGGATTACCAAAGAAAGAGGAGCCATTACCAGGAGGTGGTATGGGAGGAATGGGTGGAATGGGCGGTATGGGAGGAATGGGTGGCATgatgtaa
- the LOC100168563 gene encoding heat shock protein 60A isoform X2, translating into MYGISAALARNNVPKYFARSYAKDIKFGPEVRKLMLEGVDILADAVAVTMGPKGRNVILEQSWGSPKITKDGVTVAKGIELQDKFQNIGAKLVQDVANNTNDEAGDGTTTATVLARAIAKEGFESIIEGANPIEIRRGVMLAVDEVKVQLGNLSKKVQSAEEIVQVATISANGDTSIGQLISSAMEKVGKDGVITVKDGKTLEDELEVIEGLKFDRGYISPYFINSAKGFKVEFQDALVLFSEKKISSAQSLIPALELANAQRKPLVIVAEDLDGEVIGMLVLNRLKIGLNVAAVKAPGFGDNRKSTLTDMAIATGGVVFGQEGNELKIEDIKAGDFGEVKEVVITKDDTLLLKGNGIPSDIEQRAEQIRDQIKDTSSEYEKEKLQERLARLASGVAVLKIGGSSEVEVNEKKDRVTDALNATRAAVEEGIVPGGGTALIRCGPGLNAIKVANKDQKIGIDIVRKALTMPCMTIARNAGVDAGVVVAKVSEGKDAFGYDAMNDEYVNMVEKGIIDPTKVVRTAITDAAGVASLLTTAEAVITELPKKEEPLPGGGMGGMGGMGGMGGMGGMM; encoded by the exons atgTACGGTATCTCTGCCGCTCTTGCTAGAAACAATGTACCCAAATACTTTGCTAGAAGCTATGCCAAGGACATTAAGTTTGGGCCTGAAGTGCGAAAACTTATGCTTGAGGGAGTTGATATCCTTGCTGATGCTGTTGCTGTAACTATGGGCCCAAAA gGCCGTAATGTCATCCTAGAACAGAGCTGGGGTTCTCCTAAAATCACTAAGGACGGTGTAACTGTCGCCAAAGGTATTGAATTACAAGATAAATTCCAAAACATTGGTGCTAAACTTGTACAAGATGTAGCAAATAATACCAATGATGAAGCTGGCGATGGCACAACAACAGCTACTGTGTTAGCTCGTGCTATAGCTAAAGAAGGATTTGAATCAATTATTGAGGGTGCTAATCCAATTGAAATTAGACGAG GCGTAATGTTAGCTGTTGATGAAGTTAAGGTTCAATTAGGTAATTTATCAAAGAAAGTTCAGTCTGCAGAGGAGATTGTACAAGTTGCCACAATATCTGCTAATGGTGATACTAGTATTGGACAACTTATTTCATCAGCTATGGAAAAA GTAGGAAAAGATGGTGTGATAACAGTCAAGGATGGAAAAACCTTAGAAGATGAATTGGAAGTTATTGAAGGTTTGAAATTTGATAGAGGGTACATTTCCCCATATTTCATCAACTCTGCtaaag GTTTCAAAGTAGAATTCCAAGATGCTTTGGTGTTGTTCAGCGAGAAAAAAATTTCATCTGCTCAATCATTAATTCCTGCTTTAGAATTAGCTAATGCACAACGTAAACCACTTGTTATAGTTGCTGAAGACCTTGATGGTGAAGTTATTGGAATGCtagttttaaatag attgaaAATTGGTCTAAATGTTGCTGCCGTCAAAGCGCCTGGATTTGGAGATAATCGCAAATCTACATTGACTGATATGGCAATTGCAACTGGAGGTGTTGTTTTTGGCCAAGAAGGTAATGAACTGAAGATTGAAGATATCAAAGCTGGTGATTTTGGTGAAGTCAAAGAAGTAGTTATCACCAAAGATGACACTTTGCTGTTGAAA GGTAATGGCATACCATCTGACATTGAACAAAGAGCTGAACAAATTAGAGATCAGATCAAGGATACTTCATCTGaatatgaaaaagaaaaactgCAAGAACGTCTTGCAAGGTTAGCATCTGGTGTTGCTGTATTGAAAATTGGCGGTAGTAGTGAAGTTGAAGTCAATGAGAAAAAAGACCGTGTTACTGACGCACTAAATGCCACCCGTGCAGCTGTTGAAGAAGGTATTGTTCCTGGAGGTGGTACTGCATTAATCCGTTGTGGACCTGGATTAAATGCAATCAAAGTAGCCAATAAAGATCAGaaaattg gTATTGATATTGTGCGTAAAGCATTAACCATGCCATGTATGACAATTGCCCGAAATGCCGGTGTTGATGCTGGTGTTGTAGTTGCTAAAGTGTCTGAAGGTAAAGACGCTTTTGGATATGATGCAATGAACGACGAATATGTTAACATGGTTGAAAAAGGAATCATCGATCCAACCAAA GTTGTCAGAACAGCAATAACTGATGCTGCAGGTGTTGCGTCACTATTAACTACAGCAGAAGCAGTTATCACTGAATTACCAAAGAAAGAGGAGCCATTACCAGGAGGTGGTATGGGAGGAATGGGTGGAATGGGCGGTATGGGAGGAATGGGTGGCATgatgtaa